From the genome of Solibacillus sp. FSL H8-0538:
AATTTTTTACCTTTAACGATTTGCGTCATCATTGATGCAGAAGACATAGAAATCGAACAGCCTTCGCCGTCAAATTTCGCATTCTGCACAAGACCATCGTTAATTTGTAGTGTTAAATGGATACGGTCACCACAAGTTGGGTTATTCATATCGATTGTGACACTGTTTTCTTCTAAAGCCCCTTTGTTACGCGGGTTTTTATAATGATCCATAATAACTGAGCGGTATAGTTGATCTAAATTATTAAAAGACATCGTTAAAATACTCCTTCGCCGAACGCAATCCTGCAACTAAAGCATCGATATCCGCTTCGTCATTATACATATAGAAGCTTGCACGTGCTGTTGCTGACACAGATAACCATTTCATAAGAGGTTGAGCACAGTGATGCCCTGCACGTACGGCAATCCCACTCATATCTAGAACAGTTGCGACATCATGAGGATGCACATCATCTAAATTGAATGTTACGAGACCGCATCGTTTCATTGGATCACGTGGACCAAAGATTGTAAGACCACTAATCGTTTCTAGCTGGTCCATCGCATAACCTGCAAGCTGATGCTCATGAGCTGCGATATTATCTAGTCCAATTTCGTTTAAGAAATCGATTGCTGCACCTAAACCAACTGCACCTGCAATGATTGGTGTGCCGCCTTCAAATTTCCACGGAAGCTCTTTCCATGTTGACTCGTTTAAACCTACGAAATCAATCATTTCTCCGCCAAATTCAACTGGTTCCATGTTTTCAAGAAGCGTTTTTTTACCATATAGTACACCAATTCCAGTAGGAGCACACATTTTATGTCCTGACATTGCAAAGAAATCACAGTCTAAGTCCTGTACATCCACTTTTAAGTGTGGTGCAGCTTGTGCTCCGTCCACTACCATGATGGCACCGTTTTCGTGTGCAATTTTCGCAATTTCTTTTACTGGATTAATTGAACCTAGTACATTTGAAACATACATAACAGAAACAATTTTTGTTTTTGGCGTAATCGTCTCACGTACTGTCTCAAGAGAGATTGTCCCGTCTGCTTCGAGGTCGATATATTTTAGGACAGCGCCTTTTTCTTTTGCCAGCTGCTGCCAAGGAATAATGTTTGAGTGATGTTCCATGTAAGAAATAACAATTTCATCACCCTCGCACAAGTTTTGACGGCCATAGCCAGCAGCAACTGTGTTAAGAGACGTTGTAGTACCGCGTGTAAAGATGACTTCCTCAGTAGAAGAAGCATTAATGAATTTACGTACTTTTTCGCGTGCGCCTTCATATAAATCTGTTGCACGGTTACCTAAAGTATGAACTCCGCGATGCACGTTCGAATTGTCCAAGTTATAGTAGTTTGTTAATGCCTCGATTACTTGAACCGGCTTTTGTGACGTCGCTGCGCTATCAAGGTATACGAGCGGATGCCCATTTACTTCTTGATTCAAAATTGGGAAATAGCGTTTAATGTCTTTTAGTATCATTATCGAACTTTCCTTTCGATAACCTCCGTCAGTTGTTTTTTAACACCTTCGATTGGCAGGTTGTTTACAACTGGCGCAAGGAATCCGTGAATTACAAGGCGCTCTGCTTCTGTTTTCGAGATACCACGGCTCATTAGGTAGTAAAGTTGAATCGGGTCAACACGTCCTACAGATGCTGCGTGTCCTGCTGTTACATCATCTTCATCGATTAAAAGGATTGGGTTTGCATCGCCACGTGCTTTTTCAGAAAGCATTAATACGCGAGATTCTTGTTCTGCGTTCGCTTTTGTAGCACCGTGTTCGATTTTACCAATTCCGTTAAAGATTGTTTGTGCTGCGTCTTTCATAACGCCATGCTTCAGAATAAGACCTTCAGAGTTTTTACCCCAGTGGCGAACTTCAGTTGTGAAGTTTTGTTTTTGGTTTCCGCGTCCAACAACTACTGTTTTTGTATCAGCGAATGAACCATCCCCAATTAAATGTGTAATGTTTTCTGAAATTGTATCTGAATCGTTCATTAAACCAAGAGCCCAGTTAATTTTTGCATCACGAGCCATGTTAGCACGACGGTTTACGTATGTTGTGAAGCCTTTTGCAAGAACATCTACTGCACCGTATGTAACTTGGGCATTATCTAACGCTACTACTTCCGCAATGATGTTTGCTTGACCTTTTGATTCTTCCACAGTTGAAACATAAGTCTCTACATAAGTTACAACTGAAGATTGTTCAGCAACAACTAATACATGGTTGAATAGTGAAGCTTCTGCGTTATCGTTTACAAACACAACTTGAAGCGGTTTTTCTACGATTACGTTACGTGGTACGTATACAAATACACCACCATTAACAAGTGCCGCATGGTAAGACGTTAATTTGTGCTCATCTACTTTTACAGCAGTTGTCATGAAGTATTTTTGAACTAGATCGCTATGTTCGCGAATCGCAGTTTGAATGTCAGTGAAAATAACACCTTTTGCTTTAAGTACTTCAGAAACTTTACTAAACGCCGGTGTATTGTTGCGTTGGATATAAAGGTTTTCTTGGCCTTCTGTATCGATTAATGCTTGTACTTCTTCAGGAAGTTCCTCTAATGAAGTAAATCCTTTGCTTTCCACTGTGTGAATAGGGAAATCTAAGAAGTTCCATTTCGTAATATTTGTTTTATCAGGCGTTGGCATGGGTAGCTCAGCCGCTTTAGTAAGAGCTGCTTCACGGAAATCAGCAAACCAAGTTGGTTCGTTGTGGCTTTGCGAGAACGAGCGTACTTCTTGTGCTGATAACGCCAATTTTGTTTCAACCGTCATCTCATTCGTCCTCCTTAGTTATGCTTCTGTTCCAACAGTCTCGTCTTCAATGCCTAGCTCTTGTTTGATCCAGTCATATCCTTCAGCTTCA
Proteins encoded in this window:
- the sufU gene encoding Fe-S cluster assembly sulfur transfer protein SufU — its product is MSFNNLDQLYRSVIMDHYKNPRNKGALEENSVTIDMNNPTCGDRIHLTLQINDGLVQNAKFDGEGCSISMSSASMMTQIVKGKKLDEALELAELFSKMMLGEEIDTDKYDLGDVEALQGVAKFPARIKCATLAWKAMEKGVQNEVK
- the sufD gene encoding Fe-S cluster assembly protein SufD; amino-acid sequence: MTVETKLALSAQEVRSFSQSHNEPTWFADFREAALTKAAELPMPTPDKTNITKWNFLDFPIHTVESKGFTSLEELPEEVQALIDTEGQENLYIQRNNTPAFSKVSEVLKAKGVIFTDIQTAIREHSDLVQKYFMTTAVKVDEHKLTSYHAALVNGGVFVYVPRNVIVEKPLQVVFVNDNAEASLFNHVLVVAEQSSVVTYVETYVSTVEESKGQANIIAEVVALDNAQVTYGAVDVLAKGFTTYVNRRANMARDAKINWALGLMNDSDTISENITHLIGDGSFADTKTVVVGRGNQKQNFTTEVRHWGKNSEGLILKHGVMKDAAQTIFNGIGKIEHGATKANAEQESRVLMLSEKARGDANPILLIDEDDVTAGHAASVGRVDPIQLYYLMSRGISKTEAERLVIHGFLAPVVNNLPIEGVKKQLTEVIERKVR
- a CDS encoding cysteine desulfurase; protein product: MILKDIKRYFPILNQEVNGHPLVYLDSAATSQKPVQVIEALTNYYNLDNSNVHRGVHTLGNRATDLYEGAREKVRKFINASSTEEVIFTRGTTTSLNTVAAGYGRQNLCEGDEIVISYMEHHSNIIPWQQLAKEKGAVLKYIDLEADGTISLETVRETITPKTKIVSVMYVSNVLGSINPVKEIAKIAHENGAIMVVDGAQAAPHLKVDVQDLDCDFFAMSGHKMCAPTGIGVLYGKKTLLENMEPVEFGGEMIDFVGLNESTWKELPWKFEGGTPIIAGAVGLGAAIDFLNEIGLDNIAAHEHQLAGYAMDQLETISGLTIFGPRDPMKRCGLVTFNLDDVHPHDVATVLDMSGIAVRAGHHCAQPLMKWLSVSATARASFYMYNDEADIDALVAGLRSAKEYFNDVF